The region TTTCAAGTAATTAAATTTTGTAATTAAAAAAACACCCTTTATTTGATAAAATTCCAACAAAAATTTAAAGGGTATTTTTGCCAAGAAAAAAACTTCAAAAAATATTACCAACACATGAAAAAATAAAAGAACAAAAACTATTAAAAATATTTGGTAATTTTCTAAATAAAAAGCAGATATGGAGTTTAAGTAGAAAAAAAGTTATTGGTGGAGTATTTATAGGTATTTTTGTAGCTTGCCTACCTATGCCACTTCAAATGGTTTTAGCCTCACTTTTAGCAATTATTTTTAATATGAACTTACCAATCAGTTTTGCTTTGATATTTATTAGTAATCCTATTACAATGCCTGCACTATTCTATTTTGAATACCAAATTGGAAAACTAATTATAAAACCTGAACATCCAGTTGAATTTAATTTTCATTCAATGTATGACAACTTTGAAGAGATAGCACTTTCTCTTTGGAGTGGAGCAATAGTTGTGGGATTGTTTAGTGCTGTAGTTTGTTATGTTTTAGTAAACTTTTTTTGGATATATTCAGTAAAAAAAGATAGACGAAAAATAAAAATAAGATAAGT is a window of Halarcobacter sp. DNA encoding:
- a CDS encoding DUF2062 domain-containing protein; protein product: MPRKKLQKILPTHEKIKEQKLLKIFGNFLNKKQIWSLSRKKVIGGVFIGIFVACLPMPLQMVLASLLAIIFNMNLPISFALIFISNPITMPALFYFEYQIGKLIIKPEHPVEFNFHSMYDNFEEIALSLWSGAIVVGLFSAVVCYVLVNFFWIYSVKKDRRKIKIR